AGCACGGCCTGCGTGAGTTTCATGTGGTGGTGAACATGGCCGAATCCCCCGCCGAAGAACGGGAGGCCTTCCACCGACTCAACGCCACGTGCGAACGGTTCCTCGGCTTTTCGGTGACGTATCTCGGCGGCATCGCCCTGGACAAGCACGTGCCCGACGCCGTGCGCAAGCAGTCGCCCCTGATGAAGCTCTCCCCCACGTCCGATGCAGCGCGGGACATCATGGCCGTGGCCGTCAAACTGGCCAAACTGCGCGAGGCCCGGCTGCCCGAGCTGGCACAGGAACAAGCCCTGCGCCCCCTGACGCAGCCGCATAAAAATATCCACAAAACGTCCCCGGATGCCACAGGGCTTGGCATCCAGGAAAACGAATAGGAATTCCTTGACGATAGAGGTAAAATACTCCATAGTTCCTGCGTCAATTATTTTGCACACCAGCGTTCGGGGGGACGCGCCACCCTGCCATGGAGCCCAGCGATGAACAAGAGCGAGCTTATCCGTAAAGTATCCGAAGAAAACAACATCCCTCTTGAGGAAGCTACCGTGGTGGTGGGCACCTTCATCGACTCCATCAAAGATTCCCTCAGCGAAGGCGATCGCGTGGAAATCCGGGGATTCGGCAGCTTCAAGATCAAAACCTACGGCGGCTACACCGGGCGCAACCCCAAAACCGGTGAAATGGTGACCGTGGACCCCAAAATCCTGCCGTTCTTCCGGGCCGGCAAGGAACTCAAGGAATTCCTCAACAAGTAGCAGGTCGTTCCATGCCTACTCCCTTGCGGACCGCAGCCGCCTTGGCCGTATGCCTGGCGCTGGCGTTCTGTCTGTTTGCGCCGGCGCGCGCAGCGTCCGAAATCAAAGAACATCCCGCATCGGCGGCCGGCAAGGCCCCGGTGCTGACCATTTTTTTCACCGCGGACACCAAGGGGTACTTTGATCCCTGCCCCACCTGAGCAGGCCACCGAATCGGCGGGATGGCCCGGCGGGCCACCATCATACACCACGCGAAGCAGCAGCTTCCCGCTTCCTCTCCCACCCTGACCCTGGGGGGAGCGCAGGAATTTTTTGACAAGCGGGACCTGGAAATCCGCCCCAAGGAGCACTACGTACCGGCCTTTTTCCGGGCGTACGAGCTGCTGGGGTACACACGCGTCTTCGTCACCCCGGAGGAGGCGGACTGGCTGCGCCGCAACGTGGCTCCCGGCCAGCCGCGCGAGCTGCCCCACCTGTTCCGGGAGCTCTCCCCCCGCTCCTGCCTCACGGAACTGCATGCCGTGGCCGGCAAGAAGGTGGCGGTGGTCCACTTTCCCCTCATCGACCATCAGTCCACCCCCTCGGA
This sequence is a window from Megalodesulfovibrio gigas DSM 1382 = ATCC 19364. Protein-coding genes within it:
- a CDS encoding UshA-like (seleno)protein family 2 — protein: MPTPLRTAAALAVCLALAFCLFAPARAASEIKEHPASAAGKAPVLTIFFTADTKGYFDPCPTUAGHRIGGMARRATIIHHAKQQLPASSPTLTLGGAQEFFDKRDLEIRPKEHYVPAFFRAYELLGYTRVFVTPEEADWLRRNVAPGQPRELPHLFRELSPRSCLTELHAVAGKKVAVVHFPLIDHQSTPSEQMQDAVRREIAAQKAQCDLVIGMSHWGRQQEFTLLSNGVPGLDILLGAGAGTPGPDLIANNGKTLWARSNVKGYTVTIIQLLAWPGAQDRWRLEENIRAAAPVLEEHVADDPTIKALFHPQSTPAS
- a CDS encoding HU family DNA-binding protein; the protein is MNKSELIRKVSEENNIPLEEATVVVGTFIDSIKDSLSEGDRVEIRGFGSFKIKTYGGYTGRNPKTGEMVTVDPKILPFFRAGKELKEFLNK